In the Sulfurovum sp. UBA12169 genome, GACTTGGTGTTGATCTTGGATTGAAAGGTGAGAGAAAACTTGCCGGCAAAAGTGCATTGGAGAAAAGACCATATGCACCAGGACAACATGGACAAAGAAGAACAAAAATTAGCGGATACGGTCTCCAGCTTAGAGAGAAACAGAAAGCTAAATTTATGTACGGCGTAAGTGAAAAACAATTTAGAACATTGTTTAAGGAAGCACATGCAAAAGAAGGAAATACGGGAAATATTTTGATCCAGCTTCTTGAGCAAAGACTTGATAATGTTGTGTATAGAATGGGATTTGCTACGACAAGAGCATCCGCAAGACAATTTGTTAATCATGGACATATTGTGGTGGACGGAAAAAGAGTAAATATTCCTTCATACAGAGTAAAAGCAGGTCAAAAAATTGAAATTAGAGAGAAAAGCAAAAGCAATTCTCAAATTCTTAGAGCAATCGAGTTGACTAACCAAACCGGTATGGTTGAGTGGGTTGATGTGGATAAAGAAAAACTTTTCGGACTTTTTACAAGAATTCCTGAAAGAGAAGAGATTTCAATCCCAGTTGAAGAGCGTCTAATCGTCGAGCTTTATTCTAAATAATCTTAGTAAAGGCTAGTTAATGAGAAAAATTAAAGTTGCACCATATATGCCAACAGAGGTGGAAGTAAAAGAAATTGATGCCAATAGAGCTGAAATTATTGCTTATCCCTTTGAGAGTGGATATGCAGTTACACTTGCGCATCCGCTAAGAAGACTTATCTTGGGAAGTTCTATCGGTTATGCACCTATTTCTGTAAAGATTGAAGGTGCTGCTCATGAGTTTGATAATATCAGAGGTATGCATGAAGATGTTGCTGTTTTTATTATCAACCTTAAAAATATTCGTTTTAAAATCAAAGACGAAAGCGATAAGGTAGAACTTAAGTACAGTTTTAGTGGACATAAAGAAGTGACTGCGCTGGATCTTAACAATGATCAGATTGAAGTGGTGAACGGAGATCTTCCTCTTGCAACACTCAACGAGGATGCAGAACTTAACTTTACGGTGGTTATCGCAAAAGGGATCGGCTATGTGCCCAGTGAAGATCTTAGGGATGATGTAGACAGAGACAGCATTGCTTTGGATGCATTTTTTACCCCGGTAAGAAAAGCAAACTATAAGATCGAACCGGTACTGGTAGAGGATAACCCTAATTATGAAAAAATTACGTTTGACATTGTAACAGATGGCCAGATCGGACCGGTAGAGGCATTTACCAATGCATTAGAGGTTATGAATAAGCAGCTTTCCGTATTTGGCGGTGTGCTCAATGTTGATATCGGCAATACTCCGGTGAAGAGAAACAACGATGACAGTGAACTTAAACTTTTCCTGCAGCCAGTGGATAGTCTTGGATTGAGTGCCAGATCATTTAACTCACTTGACAGAGCAGGATTAAAGTTTCTTGGCGAATTGGTATTGATGAGTGAAACAGAGATTAAAAATATCAAAAATCTTGGTAAAAAATCTCTAGATGAGATTAATGAGTGTCTTATCGAGCATGGATTTGGTTCAGAGTTTGAACTCCCGGACAATACAAGAGCAACTCTTGTAAAGAAATTAGAGCAACTAAAAGCATAGTTGTACAGACAATAAAGGATTAATATGAGACATAAGCATGGTTACCGCAAATTGGGCAGAACGTCTTCTCATAGAGCGGCACTTCTAAAAAATCTTTCTATCGCTTTAACAAAAGAAGGCAGAATAGAAACCACATTGCCAAAAGCAAAAGAACTTAGGGGTTACTACGAAAAGCTGATTACCAAAGCTTCCGTAGGTGATTTTAATGCCCATAGAGCTATTTTTGCGATGTTGCAAGATAAGGAGTGTACCAACAAACTTGTAAATGAAATTGCACCTACTTACAAAGAAAGAAACGGTGGATATACAAGAATTATCAAAACACGCATAAGAAAAGGTGATGCAGCACCTATGGCAATTATAGAACTCGTATAGTCGCCATTCTGCAAAACAGCAACTCAGGGCTTTGCCTTGAATTGTACCTCGCCCTGAATTTTCAAAAAAATCTCTATGTTGTCAGTATTGACAAACTCAATCTTTTAGTGTATAAAACACAATAAAATTATATGGAAACATTTACGATGCTTCTGTTATAATTAAATGGTATTTATTTGCACCAATAATAAAACAAAGGAGAGACTTTGATCCCTTTTACAGATGAAGAATTACAACCTGCGGTACAAGGAGTGGTAGAGAAGGTTAGGCCTTCTATCAAGCTTGACGGAGGCGATATTAAGCTAATAGCTATTAAAGAGGGTGTTGTATTTGTGCAACTACAGGGTGCATGTGTGGGATGCGCAAGCAGCAATACAACATTGAAATTTGGGGTAGAGAGACAAATGCAGACGCTGATTCATCCCGAACTTAAGGTGGTTAATGTGCCGGCCGGATTTGAAGATAAACTGGATCAATTGAATTAAAATGAGCAAAACAAGTAAACAAATCTTATTGCAAAGAGCAGAAAATGAATTTCTAAGAGGTGAATATGCCAATGCTTTGAGAAATTATGGGCTTATACTTAAAGATTATCCAACACTTGATGAGGCAAAAGTAGGGGTATACCTGAGTGACCTGGGCATTGAAAGAGAAGAAGAGGCGCAAGCATTATTTGATTATTATCAAATTATTAAATACCAAAAAGATAATGCCGCCCAAATTATTGACAGCATTATCACTTCACTGGAAGATACCAAGCTAAAAGTGCAAGATCTTTTAGCCGATTCCCTGGAAGAAGAGGTTGAGTATGGGGAGGGAATACGCTACGGTGATTTTCTTGAACTCGTCGAGCAAAGAGGCAGCTTTAAAAAAACATTTGAAGATATTATGTTTTCTACCAAAGTGGTAATTACAAATAAAGATGAATTTATTGATTTTGTTACGAGACTCTCCGGAGAGGGATTTGATGAAATGGCACTTAACTATCTCGATGCAAGCGCAAATCTTTTTGGGAATGATCAGGATATTTTAGCTCTTTATCATATCGTCAAGGGAGTGAAATAGTGAAAATACCTTTTGAAAAAGAAACATATCGCTTTTTAACCGACGATACCCACGAACTAGATGGTCATACGCTTTTTTTAAAAACATCACAAAACAATCAATACTATGAGGCTCTAGAAGAAAAACCTTCTATTGTTACGCCCGAAGAGCTTATTGCTTTTTGGAAAATAGACAAATTAAAGGTCGTGGGGGTAACGGGCACAAACGGCAAAACAACAGTAACTGCTGCTATATATTCTTTTTTGATCGATCTTGGAGAAAGACCTGCTTTACAGGGAACACGTGGGCTTTTTGCGCAAGAAAAGCGTATTGAAGAGAAGAGCATGACCACCCCGTCTGTTCTGGAAACACTTAACAATATGAAGAAGACCATGGATTTAGGCTGCAACTATTTTATTATGGAAGTCAGTTCACATGCGATAGATCAAAAGCGTATCGAGGGAATAAAATTTGCACTCAAAGTGCATACAAACGTGACAAGCGATCATCTTGATTATCATGGTACTGTAGAAGAATACAGAAGGGTTAAAAGTCTCTTTTTTGCCGATGAATCCCCAAAACTTCTCAATAAAGATGATATTAAAAATATCGCCTACAATCCCATTGGAGCACAAAGCTATGGCGTTGATCAGCCTGCTACGTTTAAAGTGCAAGCCTTCTCGCTGCTTGATGGTATTACGGCGGGAATCAAGCATTTAAAAGAAGAGGCGACCTTTCATTCTCCCATGGTTGGGCTTTTTAATCTTTTTAATCTAATGGCGGCGGTCGGTTCTGTAGCCATGCTTACCGGAAAAAAAGTAGAAGAAATCTGCGAAGTAGTAGAAAATTTTGCCGGAGTGGCAGGTCGCATGGAGGTGGTAAGCCGCGACCCGCTTATCATTGTCGATTTTGCACATACTGATGATGGAATGTACCAAGTGCTTGATTCTATCAAAGATAGGGATATCTCTGTTGTGTTTGGAGCGGGAGGAAATCGTGATAAGAGCAAACGCCCCCGTATGGGTGCGGTGGCGGGTAAGTTTGCCAAGAAAATTTATGTTACAAGTGATAATCCACGCGATGAAGTGCCTGAGATGATACTCGAAGATATTTTGGCAGGCCTTGAAGGCAAAAATCATGTTGTAGCCACGCCGGACAGAAAGCTGGCGATTAAAATGGCACTTGATGAACTTAAAAAAGGAGATGCGCTTTTAATCCTGGGTAAAGGGGATGAAGATTATCAAGAAATTAAAGGGGTTAAATATCATTTTGATGACAGGGAAGTTGTAAGAGCACTTTTGGCGCACGGCGCATAAAGCCGAACTCTTATCAGGCGGTGAAATTTTACCTGTAGATAAATTGGTTAATCTGCAATTAAGCAATTAGGAGTAGAATACTCTTAATTAAAATTTAAAGGATTTGTGATGATAGGCAGTATACCCCAACCAGCATTTTATATTTTCAAGTGTCAGCAGAGTGCACCTCCGGGAATGCCGAAACCAAGCTGCGTAAGCCAAAATGATCCGGAATCCCAGCAGCTTTTTCAGCACTTGGCGCAAAGTCTGATGATGAAAGGAATTATCGGTACTGTGCAGCCGGTACAGACGGGATGCTTAAATCGTTGCCAGCAGGGACCCGTTATGCTTGTTGAGCCTGGACACACAATGTATGTAGGATTGACAAAAGAAAAAATTGACCGCATTATAGAAGAACATATTATCGGCGGAAATGTGGTGAAGGAATATGTAATAGCTGAAGAAATGTGGGGGGAACCTACCCCGCCGGCGAGCATAGCCAGATAACAGCTGCTGTTAGTAAAAAATTGTTCGCCCCATACTTGCTTTGGGGCAACTTCATAGGTAATCATAAATTCAGAGACAAAATGAGAAGACGACAATTATTGTTTCACCTTCACTCCACAATTTTGAGTATAATAGTAATGAACAGATTTTGGTATAATTGCAAAAAAGTAGAGAAATGCAAGGTGTCGCTTATTTTGAAGGAGAACAGATATGAACATTACGATGCTTTATAGCAAAATTCATAGAGCAACAGTTACGGATGCAAATTTGAATTATGTAGGTTCTATAACAATAGATCAAGAACTTTTGGATGCTGCCAAGATGCGAGTGGGTCAAAAGATAGATATTGTCAATGTCAATAACGGCGAGAGGTTTTCTACCTATATTATCGCCGGAGAACGGGGAAAGGGTGATATTTGTCTCAACGGGGCTGCAGCCAGAAAAGTGCATAGGGGTGATAAGATTATTATTATTGCCTATGCGATGATGAGCGAAGAAGAGGCAGACAGCTATGTGCCAAAGATTGTGATCCTGGATGATGATAACACCATTTCACAAACTTTTGAAGGATTGAAATAGATGTTTGAAGGATTAGATTTGGGCAATATGAGCAAAATGCTCGAACAGATGCAGGAAAAAGCCAAGACACTTCAGGAAGAAGCCAAAAATATTGAGTTGACAGCGAAAAGCGGCGGTGGGCTCGTCGTAGTAAAAGCCAATGGCGCAGGGGAGATTATAGATGTTGAGATCGATGACAGCCTATTGGAAGATAAAGAATCGCTGCAGATTTTACTTATAAGTGCAATGAATGATGTGATCAAAATGGTAGAAGACAATAAAAAGTCTCAGGCGCTGGGAATGATGGGTGGATTCAATCCTTTCGGATCAAAATAGGTTTATAGTTTTTTGACATCGACAAGATAGTTGAATTCCTTGGATGATTGCAGTTTAACGATTGCTCTTGATGTTAACGAGTGATATCCATCTAACTTAATCACTTTTTTAAGGATTTTGCTTATTTTCATCTTGATTTCTCCTTTATAGTTTTTTGATCTCTCTTTGAGATAATAAAATCATACAATAGCAAGATTACCAAACGGTAACATAGGATAGATGATGAATGAAATGACAGAAGTGATAGCCAACGATTCTCTGGTAAAAATGAAATCAATGCTTGAAAACGGAGCAAGTGCAATCAAGCCGATCCTCATCGGGGAAGAGTATGATCTTGAAGAGTATGACGAGATCAGCCCGCTTTTTTATGCGATACGCAAATATGCTTCTATTGAAATGATAGAGCTTTTGCTTGCGCATGGAGCAAATATTTATGATGTCGATAGAGATGGAGTGAGTGCTCTTGATATCGCTATTAAGTTTAAGCGCAAAGAAGTTGTCAAACTTTGTATAAACAAAGGCATTGATCTAAATCAGACAAAACGAAAAAGCGGTATCTTGCCTCTGATGCTGGCTTCATGTTTTAGTGATTTAGAAATGATCGCACTTCTCATTGAGTCAGGCGCCAAGTTGGATGCAAAAGACGGCTCAGGAGCAACAGCAAAGGACTATGCAAAAAAACTAGGGCAGAAAAAGGTCGTTGAATTTTTAGAAGAAAAAGGAGCCAAGTTTAATCTCTATCCCAATGAATAATGTTGCCTGATTGAACCAATTCAATCTTTGAAAACACAAGCAAGCCGCGGCTTGCTTCCGCATCCTTTTTAACCTTCGGTTTATCATCGTGTAAAAACTTCATCTCAAAATACTCTGATTTTATATATTGCCAAAATGTTATCAAATGGTCTCGTTTGTTATCAATATGTTACGCCTGTTATTTATGATTCATGGCAAATTTGACAACAAGGAATACGCAATGAGTAAAAAAATAATTTTGTCGGCATGTGTTGCTTCGGCAATATTTATGTTTTCAGGATGCGACAGCAGCAACAGCGAAGCAGACGCGGAGGCAACCGGAACATTTATTGATGCGGCAGTTGTGGGGTTATCGTATACATGCGACAAATCAAACAAAAGCGGCGTAACGGACGGGGAGGGAAAATTTACCTGTAAAGTGGGAGACAGCATCTCATTTAAGCTTGGCGCTATGGAATTTGGGCCGGTTGAAGTGGAAGACGGCATGATCGTAACACCTTATATACTGTATCCTAAAAATGATACAGCAGCAGTCAATCTGGCGCAGCTTCTCCTGACGCTTGACAGTGATAATAATCCTGATAATGAAATTGTACTTGATCCAAAACAGGTAGAAGAAATTATAACCAATCCGCTTGATGCAGCAAGCAGCGAGTTTGAAGGAGATGCCCAAACGCTTCTTCGTCAGGCAGACCTTGTGCTGGTTGACGAGAAAACAGCGGTAGATCACCTTAAGAAATCCGATACAGAAGCACCTATTGTAACACTGCTCGGCGAAGAAACAGTTACTATCATGGCAAACGCGGCAAAAACAAGTTATGCAGATGCAGGCGCAACAGCCTATGATGCTTTTGAGGGCGCAATGGATCCTAAAAAGTCCGGTTCGGTCGATACTGCAACAGCAGGCACTTATATTATAACGTATACTGCGACGGACAAAGCAGGCAATAGCGCAAGCAAAACAAGAACCGTGATTGTTCAAGAAGCGCCAGTAGCCGATACGACACCGCCTACGGTAATACTAAACGGGGAAACGACCGTCACCATAATGGTGGGCGCAACGTATAGTGATGCAGGAGCGACGGCAAGCGACAACGTAGACGGCACATTGACACCGATCATGAGCGGAAGTGTCAATACAGCTGCAGCGGGTACCTATGTGATTACATGGACAGCTACGGATGCAGCAGGCAATGTGGGCACGGCAACTAGAACGGTCATTGTTGAAGAGGCACCTGTTGTTGAAGATACAACACCCCCGCAAATCACCCTAAACGGAGAAGAGCTGATAACGGTTTACAAGGGAACAGTCTTTACAGATCCGGGAGCAAGTGCAATCGATGAGGTTGACGGAAGCATCAATGTGGTATCAAGTGGTATAGTAGATACCCAAACGGTCGGAGAATACACGATAACGTATACTGCAACGGATGCAGCAGGGAATACAGCGACCCTAACAAGAACGGTTAAGGTAGTCGAATGCCAGAATGTTAACCCGATTACGGGCGGATGCGAAGACGAGCCCACGGCGCCAACGGAACCTACAGAGCCTACTGAGTGTCAAAATGTTAACCCGATTACGGGCGGATGCGAAGACTAAAACAAATAATAAAGGAGAAAAAATGTATTTTAAATCAAGATTTTTAGCCAGTTCAGTTGTTGCAGCCTCTGTTTTAAGTGGGTCGCTTTATGCAGCCGAGTATGCCAATACGAGTTTTTATGTTGCGTATGATAGCGCCGATAAAACGCAATATGCGCTAGTTATGCCTTCTGTAAATAAAATTTATACACATAAGGCAGGGCAAATCCAAGTTGAGGATCTTACGCAAATCGATAATCAGTTCAGCAGTTTTCCTGCTTACAATAACGGAGAACTTTGTTTCCCTGCCCTTAAAGAGGGCGCTACGGGAGATGGCGGTGCATCGACAATGGCCAATCATTGTTATGATGTAAATTTTTATTATATTCAAAAAGAGATCATTCCTACAGGTGCCGCATTCATGCTTTATTATGATGTTGGAGAGAAGGTTTATGAAGGGCTTGCGGGAAAACCGGATACCTTCCTTGTGGTTAAAGACGGGGAGACGATCAGCAATGAAAACAGTATCACCGAAGACGATTATGAAAATTTCAGTTTTGATCATACAACGGCTACAGCAACGATAGTGGACTCTGCTGTCAAACCCCAAGAGGCACTGCCAAGCAGCATTGCGGGAGAAATGATATTAACAAAAGACAAACTATGGCTGATCGATGGGCTGGTAGTGGTAGAGAGCGGCGCGACATTGACAATCGAGCCCGGTACGACGATTGCGGCTTATGACGGTACGGGAGAACAAACTTCTTATATGATCGTAGATAAAGGTGCGAAGATCATGGCTGATGGTACGGAAACTGAGCCGATTATATTTACTTCTACAAAAGCAGCGATTGACGGCGAAGCGCCTGCAATAGGACAGTGGGGCGGCTTGACAATCATCGGACATGCGGCTAACGATCAGGTTAAAGCGTATGAAGTCAATGCGGACTTTGTAGCGGATGCTACCAATATGGAAGATAACTCGGGTATCCTCAGACATGTGAAGATCCTCAACTCAGGTATCACAATGGAAGTCGATAAAGAGATCAACGGCCTTTCTATGGTGGGCGTAGGTTCGGGAACAGTCGTGGAGAATATTACAGTGGATCTTTCAGATGATGACGGTATCGAGCTATGGGGCGGCACAGTTAATCTGACAAATGTCAATATTACAAGATGTACAGATGACTATTTCGATGTTGATGACGGATTCTCCGGAACCGTAAAAAACCTCAATATCGCAACCACCACAGGCAACGCTGCAGTTGAGATGTCAGGTACGACACATGCGACGTTCGACGGATTTAACATTGTGCAAAACGGTTCGGCAAAAGAAGGCGGTATTTACTTTAAAGGTGATGGCATAGGCGGACATTTTAAAAACGGTACAATCGCAGACAACGTAAACGATACTTACGGCGCGTTCTATTCAATGAGCGGCGACAAAACTTCTGATACCGTCGATGCGGCCAACATTTCATTTGCCAATGTGACAATCGAAGGCACTTCTACAGGCGCTAGATTTACAGGTACTTCAGCGGCTACGCTTGAGGGGATTTTTGATAACGGTACAGAAAATACGAAATAACTCTTCCAACAAGCAGTATCAGCTGCTTGTTGTAACTGCAAAACCCCAATCATACAAATCCTTAAAAAATATTTTCATTCTGTAACCATTACGTTACAGGTTTTCATTAGAATTTCGCAAAATTACATCCTTTGGAGTATATAATGATTACTACACCCAAAAAGCTGCTGTTTTTGCTGGCAGCTTCACAGACTATCTTGTCTCCTATGCTTATGGCTGAAGATCAGATGGTTCAATCAATTATGCAATTAAGATCGGAAGTAGAGAAACTCTATACACAGATTGATGACAATAGAGATGCATACAAGTCGCAAATGAAGTCAAATGCATTGCAGGTTTCAGACAATGAAGCACAGATCAATCGCCAGGAAACCTCCTTGAAGCTTACAAATCAAAATATCGAGAAGGTGCAGAAAAAAATTGAAATGTTGGGAAATTCAACCATGGATTTTAAACCTATTGTTTTTGATGCGTTGGATGCACTTGAAAATGTGATCAAAGCAGGGGTGCCGTTCAAGATAGATGAACGAGTATCAGCTCTTCGCCAAATCAAAAACGATCTTCAAAGCGGTAATATTACCCAAGAAAAGGCGTTGGCACTTACATGGTCAAGCTATGATGATGCATTGCGCCTGACTAAAGAGATAGGCCAGTTCAAACAAGAGATTGTACTTGAGGGTAAATCTACTATGGCAAAGATCGCAAAAATCGGTTCTGTAATGATGTTCTTTGCAACTCCTGATAATAAAGTAGGGTATGTCAAACAAAACGGAAATCAGTATAGCTATGTTATTGCCAAAGATGACACAGAGCGTTCACAGATTATCGATTTTTTTGATTCTTTGCAAAAACAGATCCGTACCGGATATTTTACGCTGCCAAATGCACTACTACTTAGAGGAGCAAACTAATGAAAGCATCATCTATGATTAAATTATTTTATATGATAGCAGCATTACTGATGGTATCAACAGCCGCATATTCAAATGAACTTGAAAGAGCATATCAAAAAGAGTATGCCTATTTGAAAGCGCAGAAAGAAGAATTGGAAAAACGATTGATATCAGACAAGGTGCAGCAAGAAAAAGACCTGAATGCCTCAAAGCAGAAGATAGAAGAACTTCAAAAAAAGTTATTGGAGATATCCGAAGCATCAAAAGTCAGTGGCGAAAAACTTGAAAAACTCAATAAAGAACTTTCAGAAAGGGAAGAAAACGGCGGATTTGCAGGCGACGTAGTAAATCAGGCACGCATGACGCTTGAACCTTACGGGATTGTACTTGCCGATGACAATAAAACGACTGATCTCCAAAAGATTCAACAGGCATTTTCCTCGTCGATAAAGCTTTATGGCGAACTCTCTTCCCTGAGAAATGAAAAAGGCGAATTTTACCTTCCGGATGGGAAAAAGGCACAAGGAGATATCGTTAAAGTTGGGAATATCGCTGCCTACGGTATCTCAAAAATGGCCGCAGGTGCGCTGGCCCCGGCAGGAGACAGCGCTTACAAGCTGTGGAATGCAGCAGGATCGTCTGATGATGCAAAAGCAATGTTTGCCAAGGAAAAGACGGGCAATATCGATATCTTTGTATATGAAAACCTTGATAAAGAGGTGGATTATGTAAAAGAAAAAACCATAGAAGATACGCTTGCGGACGGAGGGATGATCGGGTATATCACTTTTGGTCTTGGTCTTTTCGGGTTGATACTTTTGGGATTGAGAGCGATTAATCTGATTCAGGCAAGTTCCAATGTCAATGAAATTACGTCGATTGTCGTTGAAAAGGTTCAAAGCGGAAAAATACATGAAGCA is a window encoding:
- a CDS encoding 30S ribosomal protein S4, yielding MARYRGPVEKLERRLGVDLGLKGERKLAGKSALEKRPYAPGQHGQRRTKISGYGLQLREKQKAKFMYGVSEKQFRTLFKEAHAKEGNTGNILIQLLEQRLDNVVYRMGFATTRASARQFVNHGHIVVDGKRVNIPSYRVKAGQKIEIREKSKSNSQILRAIELTNQTGMVEWVDVDKEKLFGLFTRIPEREEISIPVEERLIVELYSK
- a CDS encoding DNA-directed RNA polymerase subunit alpha — its product is MRKIKVAPYMPTEVEVKEIDANRAEIIAYPFESGYAVTLAHPLRRLILGSSIGYAPISVKIEGAAHEFDNIRGMHEDVAVFIINLKNIRFKIKDESDKVELKYSFSGHKEVTALDLNNDQIEVVNGDLPLATLNEDAELNFTVVIAKGIGYVPSEDLRDDVDRDSIALDAFFTPVRKANYKIEPVLVEDNPNYEKITFDIVTDGQIGPVEAFTNALEVMNKQLSVFGGVLNVDIGNTPVKRNNDDSELKLFLQPVDSLGLSARSFNSLDRAGLKFLGELVLMSETEIKNIKNLGKKSLDEINECLIEHGFGSEFELPDNTRATLVKKLEQLKA
- a CDS encoding 50S ribosomal protein L17 codes for the protein MRHKHGYRKLGRTSSHRAALLKNLSIALTKEGRIETTLPKAKELRGYYEKLITKASVGDFNAHRAIFAMLQDKECTNKLVNEIAPTYKERNGGYTRIIKTRIRKGDAAPMAIIELV
- a CDS encoding UDP-N-acetylmuramoyl-L-alanyl-D-glutamate--2,6-diaminopimelate ligase, whose product is MKIPFEKETYRFLTDDTHELDGHTLFLKTSQNNQYYEALEEKPSIVTPEELIAFWKIDKLKVVGVTGTNGKTTVTAAIYSFLIDLGERPALQGTRGLFAQEKRIEEKSMTTPSVLETLNNMKKTMDLGCNYFIMEVSSHAIDQKRIEGIKFALKVHTNVTSDHLDYHGTVEEYRRVKSLFFADESPKLLNKDDIKNIAYNPIGAQSYGVDQPATFKVQAFSLLDGITAGIKHLKEEATFHSPMVGLFNLFNLMAAVGSVAMLTGKKVEEICEVVENFAGVAGRMEVVSRDPLIIVDFAHTDDGMYQVLDSIKDRDISVVFGAGGNRDKSKRPRMGAVAGKFAKKIYVTSDNPRDEVPEMILEDILAGLEGKNHVVATPDRKLAIKMALDELKKGDALLILGKGDEDYQEIKGVKYHFDDREVVRALLAHGA
- a CDS encoding ferredoxin; the encoded protein is MIGSIPQPAFYIFKCQQSAPPGMPKPSCVSQNDPESQQLFQHLAQSLMMKGIIGTVQPVQTGCLNRCQQGPVMLVEPGHTMYVGLTKEKIDRIIEEHIIGGNVVKEYVIAEEMWGEPTPPASIAR
- the panD gene encoding aspartate 1-decarboxylase; amino-acid sequence: MNITMLYSKIHRATVTDANLNYVGSITIDQELLDAAKMRVGQKIDIVNVNNGERFSTYIIAGERGKGDICLNGAAARKVHRGDKIIIIAYAMMSEEEADSYVPKIVILDDDNTISQTFEGLK
- a CDS encoding nucleoid-associated protein, YbaB/EbfC family — encoded protein: MFEGLDLGNMSKMLEQMQEKAKTLQEEAKNIELTAKSGGGLVVVKANGAGEIIDVEIDDSLLEDKESLQILLISAMNDVIKMVEDNKKSQALGMMGGFNPFGSK
- a CDS encoding flagellar motor protein MotA; the protein is MKASSMIKLFYMIAALLMVSTAAYSNELERAYQKEYAYLKAQKEELEKRLISDKVQQEKDLNASKQKIEELQKKLLEISEASKVSGEKLEKLNKELSEREENGGFAGDVVNQARMTLEPYGIVLADDNKTTDLQKIQQAFSSSIKLYGELSSLRNEKGEFYLPDGKKAQGDIVKVGNIAAYGISKMAAGALAPAGDSAYKLWNAAGSSDDAKAMFAKEKTGNIDIFVYENLDKEVDYVKEKTIEDTLADGGMIGYITFGLGLFGLILLGLRAINLIQASSNVNEITSIVVEKVQSGKIHEALEAIKKYEGSTARVIKSALRNIDKDREHIEDVIMENILNESSQIDKFGSFVLVIAAVAPLLGLLGTVTGMIETFDVITEFGTGDPKLLSGGISAALVTTMQGLIVAIPLLLLGNLLSGWAQNIKNSMEQNALHIVNLYEKHRG